One segment of Solanum stenotomum isolate F172 chromosome 1, ASM1918654v1, whole genome shotgun sequence DNA contains the following:
- the LOC125876282 gene encoding uncharacterized protein LOC125876282 yields the protein MSDMINDAFGMHSDFEQGENVEEAPNEEANIFYEQLRDCSSPLFNGSQHSKLSVAVRLLSIKSDNNISQGAMDSMIELMKELVDPNVEISDSYYKANALVSKLGLSSIRIDCCEKGCMLYYKEDVNLESCKFCSHPRYKIGSTGKKLAIKVMHYLPLIPRLKKLYASNSSAPHMKWDRENRRPPGVKCHPSDGEAWKHFDRTYPDFAAELRNVRLGLCADGFTPFSVGATPYSCWPVFITPYNLPPEMCMTSPYIFLNCVIPGPSNPKSKIDVYLQPLIDELKLLWFEGVETWDISCKQNFNMRVTLMWTINDFPAYGMLSGWMTAGKLACPYCMEDTKSFTLKHGRKNSWFDCHRRFFPPDYEFRRKKYAFKKNKTERDGPPPILTGDDIWERVQNFPKVTEEPPYKFDGYGVAHNWTKQSIFWELPYWKDNLLRHNLDVMHIEKNYFDNLFNTVMDVTGKTKDNVKARLDLPEHCRRPELHLQESANNKLLKPKASYSFTMEQKRKICEWVESLKMPDGYASNLGKKVDIERGILHGMKSHDCHVFMEQLLPIAFCGLPENIWKPMAEISLFFKDLCSSTLRVENLVRMAKNIVVISNKLEKILPPGFFDVMEHLPIHLVHEALLGGPVQYRWMYPFERSIGKSKRGIKNKHRVEGCMAQVYLAKERSHFCSYYFDDYVSCLRNRPNRHDVTGNDPAVQSLSIFNQPGKGSKKRTLHKLTEKEKKSAELHVLLNCPEVQPFLDYFVSQYGDDQVFPSFITWYTNWVYNSENAATFDQFFKDISWGPITVHTMSQYNVNGFKFATEKYSKNKKTNNSGVWVKGDNGNQNENVDYFGVLQEIVELEYSGWPIKRIVLFQCKWFDPTSRGTRDLKQYNIIEVKHTRKYEAYDPFIIAQNAKQVYYAPYLLRRDKSDW from the exons ATGTCAGATATGATTAATGATGCTTTTGGGATGCACTCTGATTTTGAACAAggagaaaatgtagaagaagctcctaatgaagaagcaaacaTCTTTTATGAACAATTGCGTGATTGTAGTAGTCCTTTGTTCAACGGGAGTCAACACTCTAAATTGTCTGTTGCAGTTAGATTGTTAAGTATCAAATCtgacaataatatttctcaaggagCAATGGACTCTATGATAGAACTTATGAAGGAATTAGTTGATCCCAATGTAGAGATTTCTGATTCTTATTATAAAGCAAATGCATTGGTGTCTAAGTTAGGACTCTCCTCGATAAGAATTGATTGTTGTGAAAAAGGTTGCATGTTATACTATAAGGAGGATGTCAATCTAGAGTCTTGTAAGTTTTGTAGTCACCCTCGCTATAAGATTGGTTCTACCGGAAAGAAACTTGCTATTAAGGTGATGCACTATTTACCTCTTATACCAAGATTGAAAAAGTTGTATGCATCAAATAGCTCTGCTCCTCATATGAAATGGGATCGTGAAAATAGAAGGCCACCTGGTGTCAAGTGTCATCCATCTGACGGAGAGGCTTGGAAACATTTTGATAGAACTTATCCAGATTTTGCTGCTGAACTAAGGAATGTTAGGCTGGGCTTGTGTGCGGATGGTTTCACCCCCTTTTCAGTTGGGGCTACACCATATTCTTGTTGGCCTGTGTTTATTACACCGTATAATCTTCCACCTGAGATGTGTATGACAAGTCCATATATATTTCTGAATTGTGTCATTCCTGGTCCGAGTAATCCTAAAAGCAAGATTGATGTGTACTTACAACCTTTGATTGATGAGTTGAAATTGTTGTGGTTTGAGGGGGTAGAAACATGGGACATTTCTTGtaaacaaaatttcaacatgCGTGTTActttaatgtggactattaatgattttcctgcCTATGGAATGCTATCTGGATGGATGACAGCTGGAAAGTTAGCATGTCCCTACTGTATGGAAGATACTAAATCATTCACATTAAAACATGGCCGAAAGAATTcatggtttgattgtcatcGTCGGTTCTTTCCACCTGATTATGAGTTTAGGAGAAAGAAATAtgcatttaaaaagaataaaactgaACGAGATGGTCCACCCCCAATATTAACGGGTGATGATATTTGGGAAAGGGTTCAAAATTTTCCAAAGGTAACTGAGGAACCACCGTACAAATTTGATGGGTATGGTGTTGCACATAATTGGACTAAACAGAGTATATTCTGGGAGTTACCTTATTGGAAGGATAATTTGCTTAGACATAATCTCGATGTCATGCATattgaaaagaattattttgataatcTGTTCAACACTGTAATGGATGTAACTGGCAAGACAAAAGATAATGTTAAGGCTAGACTTGACTTACCAGAACATTGTAGACGACCGGAGTTGCATTTACAGGAGTCTGCCAACAACAAGTTACTTAAGCCCAAGGCTAGTTATTCATTCACAAtggaacaaaagagaaaaatttgTGAGTGGGTGGAAAGCTTGAAAATGCCAGATGGATATGCCTCAAATTTGGGAAAGAAGGTTGACATTGAGCGTGGAATATTGCATGGGATGAAAAGTCACGACTGTCATGTTTTTATGGAACAATTACTTCCGATTGCTTTTTGTGGATTGCCTGAAAACATATGGAAACCGATGGCAGAAATCAGTTTGTTCTTCAAAGACTTGTGTTCCAGCACATTGAGAGTAGAGAATCTGGTTCGGATGGCCAAAAATATAGTTGTTATTAGTAATAAGTTGGAGAAGATTCTTCCACCTGGGTTCTTTGATGTGATGGAACATCTTCCTATTCACCTTGTTCATGAAGCTCTATTGGGAGGTCCAGTTCAATATAGGTGGATGTATCCTTTTGAGCG GAGCATTGGCAAGTCTAAAAGGGGTATTAAGAATAAACATAGGGTGGAGGGCTGTATGGCTCAAGTATATCTAGCTAAAGAAAGATCCCACTTTTGTTCTTACTACTTTGATGATTATGTGTCGTGTTTGAGAAACAGACCTAATCGACATGATGTTACTGGGAATGATCCTGCAGTACAATCATTATCAATCTTCAACCAaccgggtaagggttcaaaaaAGCGTACATTGCACAAACTTAccgaaaaggagaaaaaatctGCAGAGCTTCATGTCTTGTTGAATTGTCCAGAAGTCCAACCCTTCTTAga TTATTTTGTGAGCCAATATGGTGATGATCAAGTGTTTCCATCATTTATAACGTGGTATACTAATTGG gTCTACAATTCAGAAAATGCTGCCacatttgatcaatttttcaaGGATATTTCTTGGGGACCGATTACAGTTCACACAATGTCCCAATATAACGtaaatggttttaaatttgCCACAGAGAAATACTCAAAGAATAAGAAAACTAATAATAGTGGTGTTTGGGTTAAAGGTGATAATGGAAATcaaaatgagaatgttgattaTTTTGGCGTCCTACAGGAGATTGTAGAGTTGGAGTATTCGGGTTGGCCAATCAAAAGAATAGTACTTTTCCAATGCAAGTGGTTTGATCCAACTTCAAGAGGTACGAGGGATCTTAAGCAATATAATATCATTGAAGTCAAGCACACTAGGAAGTATGAGGcttatgatccttttattattgcacaaaatgCTAAGCAAGTGTACTATGCTCCTTATCTGTTGCGTAGGGATAAGTCTGATTGGTGA